A genomic region of Leptolyngbya sp. FACHB-261 contains the following coding sequences:
- a CDS encoding eIF2A-related protein — protein sequence MVDALPDSAGAVTTLGQSGAIEVFFSYAREDEALRDELAKHLSTLQREGVITAWHDREIIAGGELDRELDQHLNTAQIILLLASADFFASDDLYNIQLKRALERHQAGEARVIPVLLRPVDWENTPLGKLQPLPRNGEPITRWTNQDQAFLEVAQGIRRAVLWKALRARSGEQTALLCPYRGLFAFREEDAPFFFGREAFIGPLVEAVRTQPLVAVLGPSGSGKSSLVFAGLMPELRVEGEWLVASFRPKERPLYELATVLIELWEPEESKARRDRDAEELALDLLGGKRQLRERVARILESHPNHRRLLLVVDQFEELYTLCRDSEEQKRFLDELLKAIQGDEPGQGSAGLTLVLTLRADFLGQALSYGPFADALQHADLKLRSMYREELQRAIEEPAERWGLRLEEGLTRRILDEVGGEPGNLPLLEFALTLLWQRQEEEQLTHRAYDEIGGVAAALAKHAEAVYSQLNETEQTQAQRIFLQLIRPGEGTEDTRRLATRSDVGEDNWELVAKLAGARLVVTGRNEASESETVEVVHEALIREWQRLRDWMRADRTFRTWQERLRAAMRQWETSSHDEGALLRGAPLAEATDWLEKRQGELSLTEREFIQVSLRLREQEEAARKRRQQWITRSLTGGLVGALVLVVFAGWQLHGAIISQSVTLSKSSELLLASDLNFDALLESLRAARKLKQAIWSDVSTRNQVRGTLQQAAYSSQERNRFQSHQDSVDSIEFSPNGQQLATLGEDGIARLWDLKGKQLAQFKPATGRVDSIEFSPNSQQLATGGEDGIARLWDLKGKQLAQFKPATGGVTSIEFSPNSQQLATGGADGTARLWDLKGKQLAQFKHSIDYITSIEFSPNSQQLATGGADGTARLWDLKGKQLAQFKHSIDYITSIEFSPNGQQLATLGSELDGTARLWDLKGKQLAQFKPTTGGVDSIDFSPNGQQLATRGSGLDGTARLWDLKGKQLAQFKHPTGSVDSIEFSPNGQQLATGGEDGTARLWDLKGKQLAQFKHATGSVDSIEFSPNGQQLATGGEDGTARLWDLKGKQLAQFKHATGSVDSIEFSPNGQQLATGGFDDGTARLWDLKGKQLAQFKHPTGGVTSIDFSPNGQQLATRGSGADGTARLWDLKGKQLAQFKHPTGGVTSIDFSPNGQQLATGGADGTARLWDLKGKQLTQFKHPTGHVTSIDFSPDGQQLATGGLDGTVRLWDLKGKQLAQFKHPTGGVYRIDFSPNGQQLATRGLDGTARLWDLKGKQLAQFKPATGGVTSIDFSPDGQQLATGGFDDGTARLWDLKGKQLA from the coding sequence ATGGTAGACGCTCTCCCAGATTCAGCTGGAGCAGTAACCACGCTAGGGCAGTCTGGAGCTATCGAAGTTTTCTTCTCCTATGCCCGTGAGGATGAGGCTCTACGGGACGAACTAGCCAAGCACCTCAGTACCCTGCAGCGGGAGGGCGTGATCACGGCTTGGCATGACCGGGAGATCATTGCAGGTGGAGAGCTGGACCGGGAGCTGGACCAGCATTTGAACACCGCTCAAATCATTTTGCTGCTGGCTAGTGCTGACTTTTTCGCCTCGGATGACCTCTACAACATTCAGCTGAAGCGAGCCTTGGAACGACATCAGGCGGGGGAAGCTCGGGTGATTCCGGTGCTACTGCGTCCAGTGGATTGGGAGAACACTCCTTTGGGCAAGCTGCAACCCCTACCGAGGAATGGGGAGCCGATCACTCGTTGGACTAACCAGGACCAGGCATTTCTAGAGGTGGCTCAAGGGATCCGCAGAGCGGTTCTGTGGAAGGCTTTACGGGCTAGGAGCGGGGAGCAGACAGCGCTGCTGTGCCCCTATCGAGGGTTGTTTGCGTTTCGAGAAGAGGATGCCCCCTTCTTCTTTGGGCGAGAGGCGTTTATTGGGCCATTGGTTGAGGCGGTGCGAACACAGCCCTTAGTGGCCGTGCTCGGTCCTTCTGGAAGCGGCAAATCCTCACTGGTGTTTGCTGGGCTGATGCCTGAGTTACGGGTAGAGGGAGAGTGGCTGGTTGCTTCCTTTCGGCCTAAGGAGCGCCCGCTCTATGAACTGGCCACTGTCCTCATCGAGTTGTGGGAGCCAGAGGAAAGCAAAGCCAGACGGGATAGAGATGCTGAGGAATTAGCCCTTGATCTGCTTGGGGGCAAGCGGCAATTACGGGAGCGTGTGGCTCGCATTCTAGAGAGCCATCCCAATCACCGTCGTCTGTTACTGGTGGTGGATCAGTTTGAGGAGCTGTACACGCTCTGCCGAGACTCAGAGGAGCAAAAACGTTTTCTTGATGAGTTGCTCAAAGCAATTCAAGGGGATGAGCCGGGGCAAGGGTCTGCGGGTTTGACGCTGGTGTTGACCTTACGAGCAGACTTTTTGGGGCAAGCGCTCTCCTATGGTCCTTTTGCCGATGCCTTGCAGCACGCTGACTTGAAACTGCGCTCGATGTACCGTGAAGAGCTGCAAAGGGCGATCGAGGAGCCTGCCGAGCGCTGGGGCTTGCGCTTGGAGGAGGGACTGACGCGGCGCATTTTAGATGAAGTCGGAGGGGAGCCGGGGAATCTGCCGTTGTTGGAGTTTGCATTGACGCTGCTGTGGCAGAGACAAGAAGAGGAGCAGTTGACCCATCGGGCTTATGACGAGATTGGTGGAGTGGCCGCAGCGCTGGCGAAGCATGCAGAGGCGGTTTACAGCCAACTGAACGAGACAGAGCAGACGCAGGCACAGCGCATTTTTCTGCAATTGATACGGCCTGGGGAAGGGACTGAAGACACTCGCCGTCTGGCAACTCGCTCTGATGTTGGGGAAGACAACTGGGAACTGGTCGCGAAGCTGGCAGGAGCACGGCTAGTGGTGACAGGGCGCAATGAAGCCAGTGAATCGGAAACTGTGGAGGTAGTGCATGAAGCGCTGATTCGCGAGTGGCAGCGCCTGCGTGATTGGATGAGAGCTGACCGGACATTTCGCACCTGGCAGGAGCGGCTAAGGGCAGCGATGCGCCAGTGGGAAACAAGTAGCCACGATGAAGGCGCACTCCTACGGGGGGCTCCATTAGCAGAAGCAACGGACTGGTTGGAGAAGCGTCAAGGGGAACTGAGCCTGACGGAGCGAGAATTCATTCAGGTCAGTCTGAGGCTGCGAGAGCAAGAGGAGGCTGCGCGCAAACGCCGTCAGCAGTGGATTACGAGAAGTCTGACAGGCGGTTTAGTCGGAGCCTTGGTGCTGGTCGTCTTCGCTGGGTGGCAACTGCACGGGGCCATTATTAGTCAGAGTGTAACCCTCAGTAAGTCCTCAGAATTACTGCTAGCGTCTGACCTAAACTTTGATGCCCTGCTGGAGAGTTTGAGAGCAGCGAGGAAACTCAAGCAAGCCATTTGGAGCGATGTCAGTACCCGCAATCAAGTGAGAGGGACCTTGCAACAAGCGGCTTACAGTTCTCAAGAACGTAACCGTTTTCAGAGCCATCAGGACAGTGTCGATAGCATCGAGTTCAGCCCTAATGGCCAGCAGTTAGCAACCCTTGGAGAAGATGGCATAGCTCGCTTGTGGGACTTGAAGGGTAAACAGTTAGCTCAGTTTAAGCCTGCTACAGGCCGTGTCGATAGCATCGAGTTCAGCCCTAATAGCCAGCAGTTAGCAACCGGTGGAGAAGATGGCATAGCTCGCTTGTGGGACTTGAAGGGTAAACAGTTAGCTCAGTTTAAGCCTGCTACAGGCGGTGTCACTAGCATCGAGTTCAGCCCTAATAGCCAGCAGTTAGCAACCGGTGGAGCAGATGGCACAGCTCGCTTGTGGGACTTGAAGGGTAAACAGTTAGCTCAGTTTAAGCATTCCATAGACTATATCACTAGCATCGAGTTCAGCCCTAATAGCCAGCAGTTAGCAACCGGTGGAGCAGATGGCACAGCTCGCTTGTGGGACTTGAAGGGTAAACAGTTAGCTCAGTTTAAGCATTCCATAGACTATATCACTAGCATCGAGTTCAGCCCCAATGGCCAGCAGTTAGCAACCCTTGGATCAGAATTAGATGGCACAGCTCGCTTGTGGGACTTGAAGGGTAAACAGTTAGCTCAGTTTAAGCCTACTACAGGCGGTGTCGATAGCATCGATTTCAGCCCCAATGGCCAGCAGTTAGCAACCCGTGGATCAGGATTAGATGGCACAGCTCGCTTGTGGGACTTGAAGGGTAAACAGTTAGCTCAGTTTAAGCATCCCACAGGCAGTGTCGATAGCATCGAGTTCAGCCCCAATGGCCAGCAGTTAGCAACCGGTGGAGAAGATGGCACAGCTCGCTTGTGGGACTTGAAGGGTAAACAGTTAGCTCAGTTTAAGCATGCCACAGGCAGTGTCGATAGCATCGAGTTCAGCCCCAATGGCCAGCAGTTAGCAACCGGTGGAGAAGATGGCACAGCTCGCTTGTGGGACTTGAAGGGTAAACAGTTAGCTCAGTTTAAGCATGCCACAGGCAGTGTCGATAGCATCGAGTTCAGCCCCAATGGTCAGCAGTTAGCAACCGGTGGATTCGACGATGGCACAGCTCGCTTGTGGGACTTGAAGGGTAAACAGTTAGCTCAGTTTAAGCATCCCACAGGCGGTGTCACTAGCATCGATTTCAGCCCTAATGGCCAGCAGTTAGCAACCCGTGGATCAGGAGCAGATGGCACAGCTCGCTTGTGGGACTTGAAGGGTAAACAGTTAGCTCAGTTTAAGCATCCCACAGGCGGTGTCACTAGCATCGATTTCAGCCCCAATGGCCAGCAGTTAGCAACCGGTGGAGCAGATGGCACAGCTCGCTTGTGGGACTTGAAGGGTAAACAGTTAACTCAGTTTAAGCATCCCACAGGCCATGTCACTAGCATCGATTTCAGCCCCGATGGCCAGCAGTTAGCAACCGGTGGATTAGATGGCACAGTTCGCTTGTGGGACTTGAAGGGTAAACAGTTAGCTCAGTTTAAGCATCCCACAGGCGGTGTCTATAGGATCGATTTCAGCCCCAATGGCCAGCAGTTAGCAACCCGTGGATTGGATGGCACAGCTCGCTTGTGGGACTTGAAGGGTAAACAGTTAGCTCAGTTTAAGCCTGCTACAGGCGGTGTCACTAGCATCGATTTCAGCCCCGATGGCCAGCAGTTAGCAACCGGTGGATTCGACGATGGCACAGCTCGCTTGTGGGACTTGAAGGGTAAACAGTTAGCTCA
- a CDS encoding pentapeptide repeat-containing protein gives MVAKLQDTNLRGADLSGRDLVGQDFSHFDIRGTSFRKAILVGADFSHAKAGLSRTWTFSLGASSLALALLAGLVSGYSAALLSNLWVGNASGPIFGIFALVALFTFLAVILFLGLGTLLVILTEIVAAILIAIIAFLPTSQANLAVDVQFTALALAGSLAGVGNIAVGIAIARLIPLWKPGIITGGAAFLGLVFGVLLGNIEVIGYLISSSVALATIVTGGYIGWLAITAKNNKYQIIQSLATALVTKGGTSFHGANLTDANFTEATLKSTDFRQATLTRTNWFHARKLDQARTDGTYLESSKVHQLAITKLGRGENFDRCDLRGLNLQEAILTDASFVGADLSEANLQEADLSRAKLVQAQLYRTDLSKACLTGTFIQDWAISTDTCLTRARCEYIYMRLPTADDPDPWRKPDNRQENFKEGDFADFISPIIKTLDLYKSQNVDMREVASQFKTLDLFHHGGLDPSAAAIAIQRLAENHPEAELELLTLEGRGHEKIRLQAKVSSDANQSELHREYFKTYSQIKSLPINDLQALLAGMGEKDERIRSLEKLLENALGQPKFYVETYTRGDYIMSQSKGNVSISGVQGNVSGVAAAGENQTMTGVALGAISGSVTNTINQLPESSDPDQPSLKDLLAQLQAAIETEPELTEEDKIEALEQVENLAQAGQQPGDGALQKAAKTSIKILKGTVSTLPDMTKLVQECTKLLPAIAALLAFI, from the coding sequence ATGGTGGCGAAGTTACAAGACACTAATTTACGAGGAGCAGATCTTAGTGGGCGAGATCTAGTTGGACAGGATTTTAGCCACTTTGATATCCGTGGTACTAGTTTTAGAAAAGCAATTTTAGTCGGTGCAGATTTCAGCCACGCTAAGGCTGGCCTGTCGCGTACCTGGACGTTTAGCTTAGGTGCTTCATCATTAGCGTTGGCACTTTTGGCAGGGCTGGTCTCCGGCTATTCTGCTGCTCTCTTAAGCAACTTATGGGTTGGTAATGCATCTGGTCCCATTTTCGGTATTTTTGCTCTAGTTGCCCTGTTTACTTTTCTAGCAGTGATACTGTTTCTAGGGTTGGGTACCCTGCTAGTCATACTCACTGAAATTGTTGCCGCTATTCTTATCGCGATCATCGCGTTTTTGCCAACTTCTCAAGCTAACCTTGCTGTTGATGTTCAATTTACTGCCTTAGCACTTGCGGGTAGCCTAGCCGGGGTGGGTAATATAGCAGTAGGGATTGCCATCGCTAGATTAATACCACTTTGGAAACCTGGAATCATCACCGGGGGTGCTGCATTTTTAGGATTAGTATTTGGGGTTCTGCTAGGAAACATAGAAGTTATAGGTTATCTGATCTCTAGCTCGGTTGCCTTAGCTACAATTGTCACCGGAGGCTATATTGGTTGGCTGGCAATCACAGCAAAAAATAACAAGTATCAAATCATTCAGTCCCTTGCAACTGCCTTAGTAACCAAAGGAGGAACTAGCTTTCATGGTGCAAACCTAACAGATGCTAACTTTACTGAAGCCACGCTTAAAAGCACAGACTTTAGACAAGCAACCCTAACCCGCACTAATTGGTTTCACGCCCGAAAATTAGATCAAGCTCGTACAGATGGAACTTATTTAGAAAGCTCCAAAGTCCATCAACTCGCTATTACGAAACTTGGGCGTGGAGAAAATTTTGATCGATGCGATTTGCGAGGACTGAATTTGCAGGAGGCTATCCTAACAGATGCTAGCTTCGTAGGGGCAGATCTGAGCGAAGCAAATTTGCAAGAGGCTGACCTATCTAGAGCGAAGCTCGTTCAGGCGCAGTTATATCGAACTGATTTATCTAAAGCTTGTCTTACCGGAACATTCATCCAAGATTGGGCAATTTCTACCGATACCTGTCTGACTAGGGCTCGCTGTGAATACATTTACATGCGTTTACCTACCGCTGATGATCCTGATCCCTGGAGAAAGCCGGATAACCGTCAGGAGAATTTCAAAGAGGGGGATTTTGCTGATTTTATCTCTCCTATTATCAAAACGCTTGACCTTTACAAAAGCCAAAATGTCGATATGCGAGAGGTGGCTAGCCAATTCAAAACTCTCGACTTATTTCATCACGGAGGGCTTGATCCGAGTGCTGCTGCCATTGCAATTCAAAGGCTCGCAGAAAACCATCCAGAAGCAGAATTAGAACTGTTGACCCTCGAAGGTCGAGGCCATGAGAAGATCCGACTACAGGCAAAAGTGTCTAGTGATGCTAATCAATCGGAACTTCATCGCGAATACTTTAAAACCTATAGCCAAATCAAGTCCTTACCTATCAACGATTTGCAAGCTCTGTTGGCCGGAATGGGAGAGAAAGATGAAAGAATCCGTAGTTTGGAAAAACTATTAGAGAATGCCTTGGGCCAACCCAAATTTTACGTCGAAACCTACACTAGAGGAGATTACATCATGTCGCAAAGTAAGGGAAATGTCAGCATTAGCGGTGTTCAAGGCAACGTTAGTGGCGTAGCTGCAGCTGGCGAAAATCAAACAATGACTGGAGTTGCCCTTGGGGCCATCAGCGGCAGCGTCACTAACACTATCAATCAGCTACCAGAGTCCTCTGATCCTGACCAACCTAGCCTTAAAGATCTTTTGGCTCAGTTACAAGCAGCCATCGAAACTGAACCTGAGTTGACGGAGGAAGATAAGATTGAGGCACTAGAACAGGTTGAAAACCTTGCTCAAGCAGGACAGCAACCTGGAGACGGTGCTCTGCAAAAAGCCGCAAAAACATCAATCAAGATTTTGAAAGGAACAGTGTCAACCCTACCAGACATGACCAAGCTAGTTCAGGAATGTACCAAGTTACTTCCTGCGATCGCTGCTCTCCTAGCGTTTATTTAG
- a CDS encoding site-specific integrase, with translation MSQQPGTAKRKNASKGTVKVEPFQGRLRLRWSCGGKRYSLSLGLIDAQETRKAAEGKARQIELDILSGNFDPTLVKYKPEGYVEPKKDEVVLITCVELFQLFTDYKSKGVYSRTLEKYKTTEKYLSEFYADKKVEFLGLMSAEPFVEFLRSKGNGERILKERLGLLSACWDWGKGRHYVEVNPWKELQNRVKVPPKQMPKPFTKDEIKAIIKAFKDDPHYKHYAEFVQFLFGTGARTSEAIGLRWEHISDDFGSVWIGESLSRGVRKSTKTNKARTIPLNGKISSLLRNKKPEAAQPDDLVFTTRQGNAIDDHNFRNRAWVTILERLEILYRKPYITRHTFISHCLADGLPPTTVAAVTGHDVQTLYENYAGCVSSRPILPEMF, from the coding sequence ATGAGCCAACAGCCAGGGACAGCAAAGCGTAAAAATGCAAGCAAAGGAACTGTGAAGGTGGAGCCCTTCCAGGGACGTCTAAGACTGCGCTGGAGTTGTGGCGGAAAACGCTATTCCTTGTCCCTTGGCCTGATCGATGCCCAGGAAACCAGAAAGGCAGCGGAAGGCAAAGCTAGGCAAATTGAGTTAGACATCCTCTCAGGGAATTTTGACCCTACTCTGGTAAAGTACAAGCCAGAGGGATACGTAGAGCCAAAGAAAGATGAGGTTGTGCTCATCACTTGTGTCGAGTTATTTCAGTTATTCACCGACTACAAATCGAAGGGCGTCTACTCAAGAACTCTTGAAAAGTATAAGACTACGGAGAAGTACCTTTCTGAGTTCTATGCCGATAAGAAGGTAGAGTTTTTAGGCTTGATGTCTGCTGAGCCCTTTGTCGAATTTCTTCGCTCGAAGGGAAATGGCGAGCGAATTCTCAAGGAACGGTTGGGTCTACTCTCAGCTTGCTGGGACTGGGGCAAGGGGAGACATTACGTAGAAGTTAATCCTTGGAAGGAATTGCAGAACAGGGTTAAGGTGCCACCTAAACAAATGCCTAAGCCATTCACTAAGGATGAGATAAAGGCAATCATAAAAGCTTTCAAAGATGATCCTCACTATAAACACTATGCTGAATTCGTTCAGTTTTTGTTTGGCACTGGAGCGAGAACCTCTGAAGCAATTGGTCTCAGATGGGAGCATATCTCTGATGACTTTGGCAGTGTTTGGATAGGCGAGTCACTGAGTCGAGGGGTCCGAAAATCAACGAAAACTAACAAGGCTAGGACAATCCCTCTTAATGGCAAAATCTCCTCACTTCTCCGGAACAAGAAGCCCGAAGCAGCTCAACCAGATGATCTGGTATTTACTACCAGGCAGGGCAATGCAATCGACGACCACAATTTCCGGAACCGAGCTTGGGTGACGATTTTAGAACGATTGGAGATTCTATATCGAAAGCCATACATCACTCGACACACATTTATTTCCCACTGTTTAGCCGATGGGCTGCCCCCAACAACAGTTGCTGCTGTTACAGGGCATGATGTGCAGACACTCTATGAGAACTATGCTGGTTGTGTTTCTTCACGCCCGATTCTGCCAGAGATGTTTTAA
- a CDS encoding NAD(P)/FAD-dependent oxidoreductase, which translates to MQAFRMARHKMLFSSPLEQYLSRLSHPETTRQILTRVDHRWQSYCKGLEQPPQPIQLSDTEVEPELDVVICGGTLGILLATGLQAQGWRVALLEAGLLQGREQEWNLSREELETLVQLELLTPDEREQVITSEYSRGRIAFLGGPDHWATGVLNIGIYPVTLLELLKNKFLTLGGKLLENTGFASAVLSPHHACVSTQNGLTLNTRLLIDAMGHFSPIVAQARQGQTPSLICAVVGSCATGFPDNDKGDLLVTTTPIRQQMQYFWEAFPARAGGRTTYLFTYLDLDPGRGSLQAFFEDYATLLPEYQQCELAALQPLRLLAGLFPAYPDSPLRLPWGRTLAVGDAAAQQSPLSFGGFGAMVRHLPRLLRGIQAALAADCLDRLSLAELQPYAPNISVTWLFARTMQVPWRSSLPPDRINQLLNQVFTVLDQLGPEAMQTFLQDKPRWDSLTQTLIATLLQAPDLTLASVTQVGLPTLAQWLSHYLRLGVSSLRLKMAPVPDWTQPQASKAYFRELARYDALRYGTGLE; encoded by the coding sequence ATGCAAGCTTTCCGGATGGCCCGCCACAAGATGCTTTTTTCCTCGCCTCTTGAGCAATACCTGAGCCGCCTCAGCCACCCAGAAACGACAAGGCAGATTCTCACCCGTGTCGATCACCGCTGGCAAAGTTATTGCAAGGGTTTGGAGCAACCCCCACAGCCGATTCAGCTCAGCGACACTGAGGTAGAGCCTGAACTGGATGTGGTGATCTGTGGCGGTACGCTGGGGATTTTACTGGCGACTGGTCTACAAGCTCAAGGCTGGCGCGTTGCCCTCCTAGAAGCTGGGCTTCTACAGGGTCGCGAACAAGAATGGAATCTCTCGCGTGAGGAACTAGAGACACTAGTTCAATTGGAATTGCTCACTCCTGACGAGCGAGAGCAGGTCATCACCAGTGAGTACTCCCGAGGACGAATTGCTTTTCTGGGTGGCCCAGATCATTGGGCTACAGGTGTCCTCAATATCGGCATCTACCCTGTGACTTTGCTGGAGCTTCTGAAAAACAAGTTTCTGACATTAGGCGGCAAGTTGCTAGAGAACACTGGCTTTGCCAGTGCTGTCCTCAGCCCTCACCATGCCTGTGTCTCTACCCAAAACGGACTGACGCTCAATACCCGTTTGCTGATTGATGCAATGGGACATTTCTCGCCTATCGTGGCTCAAGCCCGACAGGGTCAAACACCTAGCCTGATCTGTGCCGTAGTGGGCTCCTGTGCGACTGGTTTTCCAGACAATGACAAAGGCGATCTGCTGGTCACTACTACACCGATTCGCCAGCAGATGCAGTATTTCTGGGAAGCTTTTCCGGCACGCGCAGGCGGACGGACGACCTATCTATTTACTTATTTAGATCTTGATCCAGGGCGTGGCTCTCTCCAGGCTTTTTTTGAGGACTATGCAACCTTGCTGCCGGAGTATCAGCAGTGTGAGTTAGCAGCTTTGCAGCCTTTGCGCTTGCTGGCAGGTTTGTTTCCAGCTTATCCAGATAGTCCTCTTCGCCTGCCTTGGGGCCGAACTCTGGCCGTAGGTGATGCCGCAGCTCAACAGTCACCCCTGAGTTTTGGTGGTTTTGGGGCAATGGTCAGGCATCTACCGCGTCTGCTACGCGGCATCCAGGCGGCTCTTGCTGCTGACTGTCTCGACCGGCTCAGCTTGGCAGAGCTTCAACCCTACGCCCCCAATATCAGTGTCACCTGGCTATTTGCCCGCACGATGCAGGTTCCTTGGCGTAGCTCTCTGCCTCCAGATCGCATCAACCAACTGCTTAATCAGGTGTTTACAGTGCTCGACCAGCTAGGGCCAGAGGCTATGCAAACCTTTTTGCAAGACAAGCCGCGTTGGGATAGCCTCACGCAGACGTTGATTGCCACCCTGCTCCAGGCTCCTGACCTGACTCTGGCCTCTGTCACGCAGGTCGGTTTGCCCACCTTAGCGCAGTGGCTCTCGCACTACCTACGCTTGGGGGTCTCAAGCTTGAGACTAAAAATGGCACCAGTTCCAGATTGGACGCAGCCCCAGGCTTCTAAAGCCTATTTTCGGGAGCTAGCCCGCTACGATGCTCTGCGCTATGGAACTGGCCTGGAATAA
- a CDS encoding type IV pilin-like G/H family protein, which yields MTNATLRLKFLFLLARKNRNKGFTLIELLVVIIIIGILSAIALPAFLNQVNRARQSEAKTYVGAMNRAQQAYRLENPTFANNLANLSLGIRSSTSYYSYFISDANVGGSLQIGMVKAELSLKAYIGLVQFVQALGQDASSQSIICEARQSNTPVAGTAPTTADVSNENLSTVVDDSNPIACGSNFRPMN from the coding sequence ATGACAAATGCTACCCTTCGGCTCAAGTTCTTATTCCTCTTGGCTAGGAAGAATCGTAATAAGGGATTTACTCTTATTGAGCTATTAGTGGTGATTATTATTATCGGCATCCTATCAGCGATTGCTCTGCCTGCCTTCCTCAATCAGGTGAACCGCGCACGGCAGTCGGAAGCAAAAACCTATGTCGGTGCCATGAATCGGGCGCAGCAAGCCTATCGGCTAGAAAATCCTACTTTTGCCAACAATCTTGCCAACCTTTCTTTAGGTATTAGATCCAGTACCAGTTATTACAGCTATTTTATTTCCGATGCTAATGTTGGCGGCTCTTTGCAAATAGGTATGGTCAAAGCAGAACTGTCGCTTAAAGCCTATATTGGACTTGTGCAGTTTGTTCAAGCTCTGGGTCAAGACGCCTCATCTCAATCAATTATTTGTGAAGCCCGTCAGTCTAATACTCCGGTTGCGGGCACTGCTCCTACCACAGCAGATGTCAGTAACGAAAACCTCTCAACGGTGGTTGATGACTCTAATCCCATCGCCTGTGGTAGCAACTTCAGGCCAATGAATTAA
- a CDS encoding ferredoxin family protein, with translation MPHTIVTNTCEGVADCVDACPVACIHPGPGKNTKGTDWYWIDFATCIDCGICLQVCPVEGAIVPEERPDLQSTPT, from the coding sequence ATGCCCCACACGATTGTTACCAACACCTGCGAAGGTGTTGCCGACTGTGTAGATGCCTGCCCAGTGGCTTGCATTCATCCCGGTCCTGGCAAAAATACCAAAGGTACCGATTGGTACTGGATTGATTTTGCGACCTGTATTGACTGTGGTATCTGTCTTCAGGTTTGTCCAGTAGAGGGTGCGATTGTACCTGAGGAGCGCCCAGACCTCCAGAGTACGCCTACTTAA
- a CDS encoding type IV pilin-like G/H family protein: MDARTKTKLLFFLARRNNSEGFTLIELLVVIIIIGILSAIALPSFLNQANRARQSEARTYVGSMNRAQQAYRLENTAFAPDISTLSVGINSNTVYYTYSVTPNVASPNYALQQATVKSDPGLKAYIGAVQIAQQSGQDATTLAVLCEAKQANTPAAGSELTAGNIANLVTGGVLTSNNNIGCQGAAKAIQ, translated from the coding sequence GTGGACGCACGTACCAAAACCAAGCTGCTGTTCTTTCTGGCTCGCAGAAACAATAGCGAGGGTTTCACCCTGATCGAACTGCTGGTGGTCATCATCATCATCGGTATTCTGTCCGCCATTGCTCTGCCTTCCTTCTTGAACCAGGCCAACCGCGCCAGACAGTCGGAAGCCAGAACCTATGTGGGTTCGATGAACCGAGCGCAGCAGGCTTACCGCTTGGAGAACACAGCCTTTGCTCCCGACATCAGCACCCTTTCGGTCGGGATCAACTCCAACACGGTTTACTACACCTATTCCGTTACGCCTAACGTTGCTAGCCCCAACTACGCGCTCCAGCAAGCCACTGTCAAGTCTGATCCTGGTCTGAAAGCTTACATCGGCGCGGTTCAAATCGCTCAGCAGAGCGGTCAGGACGCAACAACGCTGGCTGTTCTTTGTGAAGCTAAGCAAGCAAACACACCAGCTGCCGGTTCAGAACTGACTGCAGGAAATATTGCCAACCTTGTCACGGGTGGTGTACTAACCAGCAACAACAACATTGGTTGCCAGGGTGCAGCCAAGGCAATTCAGTAA